The following are from one region of the Gemmatimonadaceae bacterium genome:
- a CDS encoding SDR family oxidoreductase, with protein sequence MSDTPDLTPSEIAAATALLERLAADRANLLAIPEDQRTRLLKAAGEVSRPDAILRRQMVKATKRQKKAERTEKLKEAENQLQETGIRRLRRQTVFTTPNYLPPGSDDQITVDEPEFREALEAQHCYVCKQEYTVIHHFYDQLCPTCAEFNYRKRTELADLTGRVALLTGGRVKIGYQAGIKLLRAGAHLIVTTRFPRDSAQRYASEPDFEQWGHRLEIFGLDLRHTPSVEAFCHHLMETHERLDFIVNNACQTVRRPPDFYKHMMDLERASLADMPANARKLLGAYEGVRGYHMLPEAGVKREDEMLTPATLPRELERVAGITHAAELSQVALLADEHQDNAHLFPEGRLDQDLQQVDLRERNSWRLLMHEVPSVELLEVQLVNAVAPFLINARLKPLMLRTPNRDKHIVNVSAVEGQFYRKFKTTRHPHTNMAKAALNMMTRTSAADYWHDGIHMNAVDTGWVTDEDPVHIAARKVEEHRFHPPLDIVDGAARIVDPIIDGINTGEHIWGKFLKDYRETDW encoded by the coding sequence ATGTCCGACACGCCCGACCTCACCCCCTCCGAAATCGCCGCCGCCACGGCGCTCCTTGAGCGCCTGGCGGCCGACCGCGCGAACCTTCTCGCGATCCCCGAAGACCAGCGCACGCGTCTGCTCAAGGCCGCCGGCGAGGTCTCGCGCCCGGATGCGATCCTGCGCCGGCAGATGGTGAAGGCGACCAAGCGGCAGAAGAAGGCCGAGCGGACGGAGAAGCTCAAGGAAGCCGAGAACCAGCTGCAGGAGACGGGGATCCGCCGCCTGCGTCGCCAGACGGTCTTCACGACGCCGAACTACCTGCCGCCCGGGTCGGACGACCAGATCACGGTGGACGAGCCCGAGTTCCGCGAGGCGCTCGAGGCGCAGCACTGCTACGTGTGCAAGCAGGAGTACACGGTCATCCACCACTTCTACGATCAGCTGTGCCCGACGTGCGCCGAGTTCAACTATCGGAAGCGCACCGAGCTGGCCGATCTGACCGGGCGTGTCGCGCTGCTCACCGGTGGCCGCGTCAAGATCGGCTATCAGGCCGGCATCAAGCTGCTGCGCGCCGGCGCGCACCTCATCGTCACCACGCGCTTCCCGCGCGACTCGGCGCAGCGCTACGCCAGCGAGCCCGATTTCGAACAGTGGGGGCATCGCCTCGAGATCTTCGGGCTCGACCTGCGCCACACGCCCAGCGTCGAAGCGTTCTGTCATCACCTGATGGAGACGCACGAGCGCCTCGACTTCATCGTGAACAATGCCTGTCAGACCGTCCGGCGCCCGCCCGACTTCTACAAGCACATGATGGACCTCGAGCGCGCCTCGCTCGCCGACATGCCCGCCAACGCGCGCAAGCTCCTGGGGGCGTACGAAGGGGTGCGCGGTTATCACATGCTCCCCGAAGCCGGCGTCAAGCGCGAAGACGAGATGCTCACGCCGGCCACCCTGCCCCGTGAACTCGAGCGCGTCGCGGGCATCACGCATGCCGCCGAGCTGAGTCAGGTAGCGCTCCTGGCCGACGAGCATCAGGACAACGCGCACCTCTTCCCCGAGGGGCGGCTCGACCAGGATCTCCAGCAGGTCGATCTCCGCGAGCGCAACTCGTGGCGTCTGCTGATGCACGAAGTGCCGAGCGTGGAACTGCTGGAAGTGCAGCTGGTGAACGCGGTGGCGCCATTCCTCATCAATGCGCGCCTCAAGCCGCTCATGCTGCGCACGCCAAACCGCGACAAGCACATCGTGAACGTGAGCGCGGTGGAAGGGCAGTTCTACCGGAAGTTCAAGACGACACGCCACCCGCACACGAACATGGCCAAGGCCGCGCTCAACATGATGACGCGCACCTCAGCCGCCGACTACTGGCACGACGGCATTCACATGAATGCCGTGGACACGGGCTGGGTGACGGATGAAGACCCCGTGCACATCGCCGCGCGCAAGGTGGAAGAGCACCGCTTCCATCCGCCGCTCGATATCGTGGACGGGGCGGCGCGGATTGTGGACCCCATTATCGATGGGATTAATACCGGGGAGCACATCTGGGGCAAGTTTCTCAAGGATTATCGCGAGACCGACTGGTAG
- a CDS encoding sugar phosphate isomerase/epimerase codes for MNRRHFLLLSGAALAARRLSAASLASAGKLDRIGLELYAVRKAMRADPERTLAAIRAIGYTDVELLWSFKNFDRSVKQVKDALKQTGLKAPSAHMAPETILSGWEGKLAEAKELGHQYLIVPSLPSEANTSIAAWKLWAQRFNAAGEEARRAGIWLALHNEPNHEKKLQGEHPLEVFLAETDPKYVRFQLDVGNMIAGGGDPMAFFAKHKDRCWSFHIKDIVPGTAKDTELGKGSFDLKSFLSQVPDLGKKPCYVEQEGPVDEMASAKANFEYLKGLSW; via the coding sequence ATGAACCGTCGCCACTTCCTCCTCCTCTCCGGTGCGGCCCTTGCCGCCCGGCGCCTTTCGGCGGCCTCGCTCGCGAGCGCCGGCAAACTCGATCGCATTGGCCTCGAGCTCTACGCCGTGCGCAAGGCGATGCGCGCGGACCCCGAGCGCACCCTCGCCGCGATCCGCGCGATCGGCTACACCGATGTGGAGCTTCTCTGGAGCTTCAAGAACTTCGATCGCTCGGTGAAGCAGGTGAAGGACGCCCTCAAGCAGACCGGCCTCAAGGCGCCGTCGGCGCACATGGCGCCAGAAACGATTCTCTCCGGCTGGGAGGGCAAGCTCGCCGAGGCGAAGGAGCTGGGGCATCAGTATCTGATCGTGCCCAGTCTGCCGAGCGAGGCGAATACGTCGATCGCGGCGTGGAAGCTGTGGGCCCAGCGCTTCAACGCGGCCGGTGAGGAGGCGCGCCGTGCCGGCATCTGGCTCGCGCTGCACAACGAGCCCAATCACGAGAAGAAGCTCCAGGGCGAGCACCCGCTCGAGGTGTTCCTCGCCGAGACCGATCCCAAGTATGTCCGCTTCCAGCTCGACGTCGGCAACATGATCGCCGGCGGTGGCGACCCGATGGCATTCTTTGCGAAGCACAAGGATCGGTGCTGGAGCTTTCACATCAAGGACATCGTGCCGGGTACGGCGAAGGACACCGAGCTGGGGAAGGGCTCGTTTGACCTGAAATCGTTCCTGTCGCAGGTGCCGGATTTGGGGAAGAAGCCGTGTTATGTGGAGCAGGAGGGGCCGGTGGACGAAATGGCCAGTGCGAAGGCGAACTTTGAGTACTTGAAAGGGCTGAGCTGGTAG
- a CDS encoding acyl-CoA thioesterase II, with amino-acid sequence MSIVKALVELLELEQLEMNIYRGQNRDLGTGRVYGGQVFAQALVAARRTVSEPREAHSVHGYFLRAGDLKAPIVFFVDRPRDGGTFTSRRVTAIQHGEAIFHLSASFQISEPGLDHQAWPMPDVPDPDSLKPELEQIREKAERLPPELREVLTQDRPIDFRSSHSHVPGSEHGEPQRFAWFRVQDTLPDDLITHQAVLAYASDYGLLPTSLLPHGVSYRDPRLQLASLDHTLWMHRPFRADEWLLYVMDSPTAAGARGFTRGQVYTKQGQLVASVAQEGLIRLR; translated from the coding sequence ATGAGCATTGTCAAAGCGCTGGTGGAGCTGCTCGAGCTCGAGCAGCTCGAGATGAACATCTATCGCGGACAGAACCGCGACCTTGGCACCGGGCGCGTGTACGGCGGGCAGGTGTTTGCCCAGGCGCTGGTGGCGGCGCGGCGCACGGTGAGCGAGCCGCGCGAGGCGCACTCGGTGCACGGGTACTTCCTGCGCGCCGGCGACCTCAAGGCGCCCATCGTGTTCTTTGTCGATCGCCCGCGCGACGGCGGCACGTTCACCTCGCGCCGCGTCACCGCCATTCAGCATGGCGAGGCGATCTTCCATCTCTCGGCGAGCTTCCAGATCAGCGAGCCCGGGCTGGACCATCAGGCGTGGCCCATGCCGGACGTCCCCGATCCGGATTCGCTCAAGCCCGAGCTCGAGCAGATCCGCGAAAAGGCCGAGCGCTTGCCGCCCGAGCTGCGCGAGGTGCTCACGCAGGACCGGCCGATCGACTTCCGCAGCAGCCACTCGCACGTGCCCGGCAGCGAGCATGGCGAACCGCAGCGTTTCGCGTGGTTCCGCGTGCAGGACACGCTCCCGGACGACCTGATCACGCATCAGGCCGTGCTCGCGTACGCCAGCGATTACGGGCTGCTGCCGACGTCGCTGCTGCCGCATGGGGTGTCCTATCGCGACCCGCGACTGCAGCTGGCGAGCCTCGACCACACCCTCTGGATGCATCGCCCCTTCCGCGCCGACGAGTGGCTGTTGTACGTGATGGACAGCCCCACCGCCGCCGGCGCCCGCGGGTTCACCAGAGGTCAGGTGTACACCAAGCAGGGCCAGCTTGTGGCGAGCGTCGCGCAAGAGGGCCTCATCCGCCTTCGGTAG